In Duganella zoogloeoides, a single genomic region encodes these proteins:
- a CDS encoding arylesterase — MKLAKKLSVHVAAAWLMVAVAASAHSAPKTVLVLGDSLSAEYGLARGTGWVALAEKKVKDQKLDAEIVNASVSGETTSGGRSRLPALLTRHKPALVVIELGANDGLRGLPVAAAQANLKAMADTAGKSGAKVMLVGMRIPPNYGRDYSDKFYAMYGTLSRELKAPLVPFMLDGVAEKTEMFQPDRLHPLAEAHPTILNNIWPVLEKSIKAK; from the coding sequence ATGAAGTTAGCAAAGAAACTGAGTGTACACGTCGCGGCGGCCTGGCTCATGGTGGCGGTAGCGGCGAGCGCCCATTCTGCACCAAAAACCGTCCTCGTGCTCGGCGACAGCCTCTCTGCGGAGTACGGCCTGGCGCGGGGCACGGGCTGGGTGGCGCTGGCCGAAAAGAAAGTGAAAGACCAGAAACTCGACGCCGAGATCGTCAATGCCAGCGTCAGCGGCGAGACCACCAGCGGCGGCCGTAGCCGCCTGCCGGCCCTGCTGACCAGGCACAAGCCGGCGCTGGTGGTGATCGAACTGGGCGCCAACGACGGCCTGCGCGGCCTGCCGGTAGCTGCCGCCCAGGCCAATCTCAAGGCCATGGCAGATACTGCCGGCAAGTCCGGCGCCAAGGTGATGCTGGTCGGCATGCGCATTCCGCCCAACTATGGCCGCGACTATTCCGACAAATTCTACGCCATGTACGGCACCCTGAGCCGCGAGCTGAAAGCGCCGCTGGTGCCGTTCATGCTCGACGGCGTGGCCGAGAAAACCGAGATGTTCCAGCCCGACCGCCTGCACCCGCTGGCTGAAGCGCACCCTACCATTCTCAACAATATCTGGCCCGTGCTGGAAAAATCGATCAAGGCAAAATGA
- the lon gene encoding endopeptidase La has protein sequence MTTSKLTEQTQLPLLPLRDVVVFPHMVIPLFVGRPKSIKALEAAMEQGKSIMLAAQKAAAKDEPSASDIYEIGCVANILQMLKLPDGTVKVLVEGAQRARINKITDTPTHFVADLTPLDSELGDDSEIEAMRRAIVQQFDQYVKLNKKIPPEILASLSGIDDAGRLADTVAAHLPLKLEQKQVILEIFSVAKRLEHLLGQLEGELDILQVEKRIRGRVKRQMEKSQREYYLNEQVKAIQKELGEGEDGADLDELEKKVALAKMPKEALDKATAELKKLKLMSPMSAEATVVRNYIDTLVSLPWKKKSKVNNDLSNAEKVLEGEHYGLDKVKERILEYLAVQQRVDKLKAPILCFVGPPGVGKTSLGQSIARATNRKFVRMALGGVRDEAEIRGHRRTYIGSMPGKVLQSLSKVGVRNPLFLLDEIDKMGADFRGDPSSALLEVLDPEQNHTFSDHYIEVDFDLSDVMFVATSNSYNIPPALLDRMEVIRLSGYTEDEKTNIALRYLLPKQIKNNGLKEEEISVSEATLRDIIRYYTREAGVRSLEREISKICRKVVKMLLLKKSDKKVLVTPKNLDKFLGVRRYDFGVAEKENQIGQVVGLAWTEVGGDLLTIEAVSMPGKGGVIRTGTLGDVMKESIEAARTVVRSRANRLGIKNEVFEKSDIHIHVPEGATPKDGPSAGAAMTVAMVSVFTGIPVRADVAMTGEITLRGEVLPIGGLKEKLLAAQRGGIKTVLIPEQNVKDLADIPDNVKNKLEIVPVRWIDKVLEVALERQPEPLTETAPVEAVAAAAAKPDGQTEVVKH, from the coding sequence ATGACAACTTCCAAATTAACAGAGCAAACTCAACTGCCGTTATTGCCGTTGCGGGATGTCGTCGTTTTTCCGCATATGGTGATACCGCTGTTCGTAGGACGCCCGAAATCGATCAAGGCGCTGGAAGCCGCAATGGAGCAGGGCAAGAGCATCATGCTTGCTGCGCAAAAAGCGGCTGCCAAGGATGAACCTTCTGCTTCCGATATCTACGAAATCGGCTGCGTGGCCAATATTCTGCAAATGCTCAAGCTGCCGGACGGCACCGTCAAGGTGCTGGTCGAGGGCGCCCAGCGCGCACGCATCAACAAGATCACCGACACGCCGACGCACTTCGTGGCCGACCTGACGCCGCTCGACTCCGAGCTGGGCGACGATTCGGAAATCGAAGCGATGCGCCGCGCCATCGTTCAACAGTTCGACCAGTACGTCAAACTGAACAAAAAGATTCCACCTGAAATCCTCGCTTCGCTGTCGGGCATTGACGACGCCGGCCGCCTGGCCGATACCGTGGCTGCGCACCTGCCGCTCAAGCTCGAGCAGAAACAGGTCATCCTTGAAATCTTCAGCGTGGCCAAGCGCCTCGAGCACCTGCTGGGCCAGCTCGAAGGCGAGCTCGACATCCTGCAAGTGGAAAAACGCATCCGTGGCCGCGTCAAGCGCCAGATGGAAAAATCGCAGCGCGAGTACTACCTGAACGAGCAAGTCAAAGCCATCCAGAAAGAACTGGGCGAGGGCGAAGACGGCGCCGACCTGGACGAACTCGAGAAGAAAGTCGCGCTGGCCAAGATGCCGAAGGAAGCGCTGGACAAGGCCACTGCCGAGCTGAAAAAACTCAAGCTGATGTCGCCGATGTCGGCCGAAGCCACCGTCGTGCGCAACTACATCGACACGCTGGTGAGCCTGCCATGGAAGAAGAAATCCAAGGTCAACAACGACCTGTCGAACGCCGAGAAAGTACTGGAAGGCGAACACTATGGCCTGGACAAGGTCAAGGAACGCATCCTGGAATACCTCGCGGTGCAACAACGCGTGGACAAACTGAAAGCACCGATCCTGTGCTTCGTCGGCCCTCCGGGCGTGGGTAAAACCTCGCTGGGCCAGTCCATCGCCCGCGCCACGAACCGCAAGTTCGTGCGCATGGCCCTGGGCGGTGTGCGCGACGAGGCCGAGATCCGCGGTCACCGTCGTACCTACATCGGCTCGATGCCGGGCAAGGTGCTGCAATCGCTGTCGAAAGTCGGCGTGCGCAACCCGTTGTTCCTGCTCGACGAGATCGACAAGATGGGCGCCGATTTCCGTGGCGATCCGTCGTCGGCCCTGCTCGAGGTGCTGGACCCGGAACAGAACCACACGTTCTCGGACCACTACATCGAGGTGGACTTTGACCTGTCGGACGTGATGTTCGTGGCCACGTCGAACTCGTACAACATTCCGCCGGCGCTGCTCGACCGCATGGAAGTGATCCGCCTGTCCGGTTACACCGAAGACGAGAAGACCAATATCGCGCTGCGTTACTTGCTCCCTAAACAGATCAAGAACAACGGCCTGAAGGAAGAGGAAATCTCGGTATCGGAAGCCACGCTGCGCGACATCATCCGCTACTACACCCGCGAAGCCGGTGTGCGGTCGCTGGAACGCGAAATCTCGAAGATCTGCCGCAAGGTCGTCAAGATGCTGCTGCTGAAAAAGTCCGACAAAAAAGTGCTGGTCACCCCGAAAAACCTGGACAAGTTCCTGGGCGTGCGCCGCTACGATTTTGGCGTGGCCGAGAAAGAAAACCAGATCGGTCAAGTCGTTGGCCTGGCCTGGACCGAAGTGGGCGGCGATCTGCTGACCATCGAGGCCGTGTCGATGCCGGGTAAAGGTGGTGTTATCCGCACCGGTACCCTGGGCGACGTGATGAAAGAGTCGATCGAAGCGGCCCGCACCGTGGTGCGCAGCCGTGCCAACCGCCTCGGCATCAAGAACGAAGTGTTCGAGAAGAGCGACATCCACATCCACGTGCCGGAAGGTGCAACGCCAAAAGACGGTCCTTCGGCCGGCGCGGCGATGACGGTGGCGATGGTGTCGGTATTCACGGGCATTCCGGTGCGCGCCGACGTGGCCATGACGGGCGAGATCACGCTGCGCGGCGAAGTATTGCCGATCGGTGGCTTGAAAGAAAAACTGCTGGCGGCCCAGCGCGGTGGCATCAAGACCGTGCTGATCCCCGAGCAGAACGTCAAGGATCTGGCCGACATTCCGGACAACGTCAAGAACAAGCTCGAGATCGTGCCGGTGCGCTGGATCGACAAGGTGCTGGAAGTGGCCCTGGAACGCCAGCCTGAACCGCTGACGGAAACCGCGCCGGTGGAGGCAGTGGCTGCTGCCGCTGCCAAACCGGACGGCCAAACGGAAGTGGTAAAGCACTAA
- a CDS encoding ABC transporter ATP-binding protein, which produces MPDGPGFHAADVTAASAAANHASAAIVVSGLAKRVADASGELTILHEVDFTVQRAETLAIVGASGSGKSTLLGLLAGLDTPSAGKVILDGVDIYALDEDGRAALRKEKLGFVFQSFQLLAHLTALENVMLPLELTGVAGARDKAEAMLGRVGLSSRLKHYPKYLSGGEQQRVALARAFVSEPPLLFADEPTGSLDAATGEAVIQLMFELNRQHGSTLVLVTHDQSMAARCGRTITIAAGRLV; this is translated from the coding sequence GTGCCGGATGGTCCCGGATTCCATGCAGCCGATGTTACCGCCGCCAGTGCTGCGGCCAACCATGCCTCGGCCGCCATCGTCGTCAGCGGCCTCGCCAAGCGCGTGGCCGACGCCAGCGGCGAACTGACGATCCTGCATGAGGTCGATTTTACCGTGCAACGGGCGGAGACGCTTGCCATCGTGGGCGCGTCCGGTTCCGGCAAGTCCACCTTGCTCGGCTTGCTGGCCGGGCTGGACACGCCCAGCGCCGGCAAGGTGATCCTGGACGGCGTCGATATCTATGCTCTCGATGAAGACGGCCGCGCTGCGCTGCGCAAGGAAAAGCTGGGCTTTGTGTTCCAGTCTTTCCAGTTGCTGGCGCACCTGACCGCCCTGGAAAACGTCATGCTGCCGCTGGAACTGACCGGCGTGGCAGGCGCGCGCGACAAGGCCGAAGCGATGCTGGGCCGGGTGGGCCTGTCGTCGCGCCTCAAGCATTATCCCAAATATCTGTCGGGCGGCGAGCAGCAGCGCGTGGCGCTGGCGCGCGCGTTCGTCAGCGAACCGCCGTTGCTGTTTGCCGACGAACCGACCGGCAGCCTCGATGCGGCCACCGGCGAGGCGGTGATCCAGTTGATGTTCGAATTGAACCGCCAGCATGGCTCCACCCTGGTGCTGGTCACGCACGACCAATCGATGGCTGCGCGCTGCGGCCGCACGATCACGATTGCCGCGGGGCGGCTGGTGTGA
- a CDS encoding SurA N-terminal domain-containing protein: MFEFIRNHQRLMQILLAIIIVPSFALVGLESYKGFGDDATTIAKVGGQPLTQQEFDNALRNQLDSYRQRMGEQFDQKMFDTPEFKQNILDQLIAERAIGVEVTRSNLTISDAQLQRAIMDLFGGAANFDMERYKAILASQGLTPAMNDARMRRDMALQQLGGAVQSTGFAPRAVATTLSNIGSQEREVQELALPITEFVPQVKVTDAMVKAFYDKNSKFFEIPEQAKIEYVVLNNDAVLSQVKVTDADIAKYYDANQAAFTTPESRRAAHILVALKKGASAADVATAKAKAEAIAAEVRKTPGDFAKIAKAKSEDPSSEQGGDLDYVTKGSLPAPLEAAVMKLKQGEISDPVQSDYGFHVLTVTELKPAVVKPLESVKTDVADALKTSQASKKYSEMAEVFTNTVYEQSDSLKPAADKLGLKIETASNISRTPSPQAGPAPYNNAKFLTALFSNDSITKKSNTEAIEVAPSTLVAGRIVEFKPASKRPLAEVDAAIRQRVTMEEAAKLASKAGAEKLAAARKAGDATGFGPAKLVSRSKPEGLNGVALQEVMKADTSKLPAYVGVELPGMGYSVYRIGKVQQPVEQDAERRKQEAEQIGTIIAQQEMYEYIELLKQRAKVKILKPIVTTTVTEVKE; encoded by the coding sequence ATGTTTGAATTTATTCGTAATCATCAACGTTTGATGCAGATTCTCCTGGCGATCATCATCGTCCCGTCGTTTGCCTTAGTCGGTCTCGAAAGCTACAAAGGTTTTGGCGACGATGCGACCACCATCGCCAAAGTCGGCGGTCAACCGCTGACCCAGCAAGAATTTGACAACGCCTTGCGCAACCAGCTCGACAGCTACCGTCAGCGCATGGGCGAGCAGTTCGACCAGAAAATGTTCGACACGCCCGAGTTCAAGCAAAACATCCTCGACCAGTTGATCGCCGAACGCGCGATCGGCGTCGAAGTGACCCGTTCCAACCTGACCATCAGCGATGCTCAACTGCAGCGCGCGATCATGGACCTGTTTGGCGGCGCAGCCAACTTTGACATGGAGCGCTATAAAGCCATCCTGGCCTCGCAAGGCTTGACACCAGCCATGAACGACGCCCGCATGCGCCGCGACATGGCCCTGCAACAGCTGGGCGGCGCCGTGCAAAGCACCGGTTTCGCGCCGCGCGCGGTCGCGACCACGCTGTCGAACATCGGTTCGCAAGAGCGTGAAGTGCAGGAACTGGCGCTGCCGATCACCGAGTTCGTGCCGCAAGTCAAAGTGACCGATGCCATGGTCAAGGCGTTCTACGACAAGAACAGCAAGTTCTTCGAAATCCCGGAACAAGCGAAGATCGAATACGTTGTGCTCAACAATGACGCCGTGCTGAGCCAGGTAAAAGTGACCGATGCCGACATCGCCAAGTACTACGATGCCAACCAGGCTGCGTTCACCACCCCGGAAAGCCGCCGTGCCGCGCACATCCTGGTCGCACTGAAAAAAGGCGCGAGCGCTGCCGACGTGGCAACCGCCAAGGCCAAGGCCGAAGCGATTGCTGCCGAAGTGCGCAAAACGCCAGGCGACTTCGCCAAGATCGCCAAGGCCAAGTCGGAAGACCCTTCGTCCGAGCAGGGCGGCGACCTCGACTACGTGACCAAGGGCAGCCTGCCGGCGCCACTGGAAGCTGCTGTGATGAAGCTCAAGCAGGGCGAGATCAGCGATCCGGTGCAGTCGGACTACGGTTTCCACGTGCTGACCGTGACCGAATTGAAGCCTGCCGTGGTCAAGCCGCTGGAATCGGTGAAAACCGACGTGGCCGATGCACTGAAAACCTCGCAAGCGTCGAAAAAATACTCGGAAATGGCTGAAGTGTTCACCAACACCGTGTACGAGCAATCGGACAGCCTGAAGCCGGCTGCCGACAAGCTGGGCCTGAAAATCGAGACTGCCAGCAATATCTCGCGCACGCCGTCGCCGCAAGCTGGTCCTGCGCCGTACAACAACGCCAAGTTCCTGACCGCGCTGTTCTCGAACGACTCGATCACCAAGAAGAGCAATACCGAAGCGATCGAAGTGGCGCCAAGCACCCTGGTTGCCGGCCGTATTGTCGAGTTCAAGCCGGCCTCCAAGCGTCCGCTGGCCGAAGTCGACGCGGCGATCCGCCAGCGCGTGACGATGGAAGAAGCCGCCAAGCTGGCCAGCAAAGCCGGCGCCGAGAAACTGGCTGCCGCCAGGAAGGCTGGCGACGCCACCGGTTTCGGTCCTGCCAAGCTGGTGTCGCGCAGCAAGCCGGAAGGCTTGAACGGCGTGGCCCTGCAAGAAGTGATGAAGGCCGATACCAGCAAGCTGCCAGCCTACGTGGGCGTGGAACTGCCAGGCATGGGTTACAGCGTGTACCGTATCGGCAAGGTGCAGCAGCCTGTCGAGCAGGACGCCGAGCGTCGCAAGCAAGAAGCCGAGCAGATCGGTACCATCATTGCCCAGCAAGAGATGTACGAGTACATCGAGCTGCTCAAGCAGCGCGCCAAGGTCAAGATCCTCAAGCCTATCGTCACCACCACCGTGACGGAAGTTAAAGAGTAA
- the mnmH gene encoding tRNA 2-selenouridine(34) synthase MnmH yields MKYPEVLGINDVLPQLASFDAIIDARSPGEFAQDHLPGAINAPVLDDEQRVRVGTMYKQIGAFEAKKLGAVLVAKNIASHIEQLWLEQPREWRPLVYCWRGGNRSGSMAHILSKVGWPVVQLDGGYKAFRAEVNAALELAPQLRFKVICGTTGSGKSRLLEVLAAQGAQVLDLEQLAAHRGSVLGHLPSQTQPSQKAFETRIWDCLRRCDPALPVFVESESKKVGNLRVPAALMDTMRGADCIALTLSRADRVRLLMEDYAHFLVSPATLNAQLEHLTALHGKEKIRRWQSMADSGAMPQLVDELLAEHYDPAYLRSIDRNFVRYGDAVPLALGDIGAADFLSGARWLIENVH; encoded by the coding sequence ATGAAATATCCGGAAGTACTCGGCATCAACGACGTCCTGCCTCAACTGGCCAGCTTCGACGCCATCATCGACGCCCGCAGCCCGGGCGAGTTCGCGCAGGACCACCTGCCCGGCGCCATCAACGCGCCGGTGCTCGACGACGAGCAGCGTGTTCGGGTGGGCACCATGTACAAGCAGATCGGCGCATTCGAAGCCAAGAAGCTCGGCGCGGTGCTGGTGGCGAAAAATATCGCCAGCCACATCGAGCAACTGTGGCTCGAGCAACCGCGCGAATGGCGCCCGCTGGTGTATTGCTGGCGTGGCGGCAACCGCAGCGGCTCGATGGCCCACATCCTCTCCAAGGTCGGCTGGCCCGTGGTCCAGCTCGACGGCGGCTACAAGGCGTTTCGCGCCGAGGTCAATGCCGCCCTGGAACTGGCGCCGCAACTGCGCTTCAAGGTGATTTGCGGCACCACCGGCAGCGGCAAGAGCCGTTTACTGGAAGTGCTGGCCGCGCAAGGTGCGCAAGTGCTGGACCTGGAGCAACTGGCCGCGCACCGCGGCTCGGTGCTGGGCCACTTGCCCAGCCAGACGCAGCCGAGCCAGAAAGCGTTCGAAACCCGCATCTGGGACTGCCTGCGCCGCTGCGACCCGGCACTGCCGGTGTTCGTGGAATCGGAAAGCAAAAAAGTCGGCAACCTGCGCGTGCCGGCCGCATTGATGGACACCATGCGCGGCGCCGACTGCATCGCGCTCACATTGAGCCGCGCCGACCGCGTGCGGCTGCTGATGGAAGACTATGCGCATTTCCTGGTCAGTCCGGCGACCTTGAATGCACAACTCGAACATTTGACGGCCTTGCATGGCAAGGAAAAGATCCGACGCTGGCAATCGATGGCCGACAGCGGCGCCATGCCGCAGCTGGTCGATGAATTACTGGCCGAGCATTACGATCCCGCCTATTTGCGCTCGATCGACCGCAATTTCGTGCGGTATGGCGATGCTGTGCCGCTGGCGCTTGGCGATATCGGCGCCGCCGATTTCCTGTCCGGGGCGCGCTGGCTGATCGAGAACGTGCACTGA
- a CDS encoding HU family DNA-binding protein has protein sequence MNKTELIDHIATSADISKAAAARALDAVIDGVTTTLQKNDSVTLVGFGTFSVSERAARTGRNPRTKEEITIEAAKVPKFKAGKALKDAVN, from the coding sequence TTGAATAAGACTGAATTGATCGACCATATCGCTACTTCCGCTGATATCTCGAAAGCTGCTGCTGCGCGCGCGCTGGATGCCGTAATCGACGGCGTGACCACCACCCTGCAAAAGAACGACAGCGTGACCCTGGTCGGCTTCGGTACCTTCTCCGTGAGCGAACGCGCCGCCCGTACCGGCCGCAATCCGCGCACCAAGGAAGAGATCACCATTGAAGCGGCAAAAGTTCCTAAATTTAAAGCTGGCAAAGCTTTGAAAGATGCTGTAAACTAA